In Dryobates pubescens isolate bDryPub1 chromosome 6, bDryPub1.pri, whole genome shotgun sequence, a genomic segment contains:
- the TBXT gene encoding T-box transcription factor T isoform X1 — protein sequence MSSPGTEGAGKTPQYRVDHLLSAVENELQAGSEKGDPTERELRVALEDNDLWLRFKELTNEMIVTKNGRRMFPVLKVSVSGLDPNAMYSFLLDFVAADGHRWKYVNGEWVPGGKPEPQAPSCVYIHPDSPNFGAHWMKAPVSFSKVKLTNKLNGGGQIMLNSLHKYEPRIHIVRVGGPQRMITSHSFPETQFIAVTAYQNEEITALKIKYNPFAKAFLDAKERSDHKDMMEEVGDNQQSGYSQLGSWLIPGTGTLCPPANPHPQFGAPLSLSSAHSCERYSSLRSHRPAPYPNPYTHRNNSPTAYADNSSACLSMLQSHDNWSSLGVPTHTAMLPMSHSTGTATSSSQYPNLWSVSNSTITPVSQSSGMSNGLSSQFLRSSPAHYTALSHPVAATASASPLYDSGAPTDLPDSQYDASAHARLASTWTPVTPPSM from the exons ATGAGCTCCCCCGGCACAGAGGGCGCGGGCAAGACCCCGCAGTACCGCGTGGATCACCTGCTGAGCGCTGTGGAGAATGAGCTGCAGGCGGGCAGCGAGAAGGGGGACCCGACAGAGCGGGAGCTGCGGGTTGCGCTGGAGGACAACGACCTGTGGCTGCGCTTCAAGGAGCTCACCAACGAGATGATCGTCACCAAAAACGGCAG GAGGATGTTCCCGGTGCTGAAGGTGAGCGTGTCGGGGCTGGACCCCAACGCTATGTACTCCTTCCTGCTGGACTTTGTGGCGGCCGACGGCCACCGCTGGAAGTATGTGAACGGGGAGTGGGTGCCGGGCGGAAAACCGGAGCCGCAGGCGCCCAGCTGCGTCTACATCCACCCCGACTCGCCCAACTTTGGGGCGCACTGGATGAAAGCGCCTGTCTCCTTCAGCAAAGTCAAACTCACCAACAAGCTCAACGGCGGCGGGCAG ATCATGTTGAACTCTCTGCACAAGTATGAACCTAGGATTCATATAGTGCGAGTGGGTGGCCCACAGCGGATGATCACCAGCCATTCCTTCCCAGAGACTCAGTTTATAGCTGTGACGGCCTACCAGAATGAGGAG atcacagctttaaaaattaaatacaatCCATTTGCAAAGGCATTTCTTGATGCAAAAGAAAG AAGCGATCACAAAGACATGATGGAGGAAGTGGGAGACAACCAGCAATCTGGGTATTCTCAGT TAGGTAGTTGGCTTATTCCGGGAACTGGGACTTTGTGCCCACCTGCCAATCCTCACCCTCAGTTTGGAGCCCCCTTGTCACTCTCTTCTGCTCACAGCTGTGAAAGGTACTCATCACTGAGGAGCCACCGTCCTGCCCCCTACCCCAACCCCTACACTCATAGAAACAACTCACCAA CAGCCTATGCCGATAattcctctgcctgcctttccATGCTGCAGTCCCATGACAACTGGTCTTCTCTAGGAGTTCCAACACATACAGCAATGCTGCCCATGAGtcacagcactggcacagctacCAGCTCCAG TCAGTATCCTAACTTATGGTCTGTGAGTAACAGCACCATCACGCCAGTGTCTCAGTCAAGCGGGATGTCCAATGGCCTGAGCTCCCAGTTTTTACGCAGCTCTCCAGCACACTACACTGCCCTTTCGCACCCGGTCGCTGCCACcgcctctgcctcccctctgtATGACAGCGGGGCACCCACGGACCTGCCTGACAGCCAGTACGATGCCTCTGCACATGCCAGGCTAGCATCCACATGGACACCTGTCACCCCCCCTTCCATGTAA
- the TBXT gene encoding T-box transcription factor T isoform X2, producing MSSPGTEGAGKTPQYRVDHLLSAVENELQAGSEKGDPTERELRVALEDNDLWLRFKELTNEMIVTKNGRRMFPVLKVSVSGLDPNAMYSFLLDFVAADGHRWKYVNGEWVPGGKPEPQAPSCVYIHPDSPNFGAHWMKAPVSFSKVKLTNKLNGGGQIMLNSLHKYEPRIHIVRVGGPQRMITSHSFPETQFIAVTAYQNEEITALKIKYNPFAKAFLDAKERSDHKDMMEEVGDNQQSGYSQLGSWLIPGTGTLCPPANPHPQFGAPLSLSSAHSCERYSSLRSHRPAPYPNPYTHRNNSPTYADNSSACLSMLQSHDNWSSLGVPTHTAMLPMSHSTGTATSSSQYPNLWSVSNSTITPVSQSSGMSNGLSSQFLRSSPAHYTALSHPVAATASASPLYDSGAPTDLPDSQYDASAHARLASTWTPVTPPSM from the exons ATGAGCTCCCCCGGCACAGAGGGCGCGGGCAAGACCCCGCAGTACCGCGTGGATCACCTGCTGAGCGCTGTGGAGAATGAGCTGCAGGCGGGCAGCGAGAAGGGGGACCCGACAGAGCGGGAGCTGCGGGTTGCGCTGGAGGACAACGACCTGTGGCTGCGCTTCAAGGAGCTCACCAACGAGATGATCGTCACCAAAAACGGCAG GAGGATGTTCCCGGTGCTGAAGGTGAGCGTGTCGGGGCTGGACCCCAACGCTATGTACTCCTTCCTGCTGGACTTTGTGGCGGCCGACGGCCACCGCTGGAAGTATGTGAACGGGGAGTGGGTGCCGGGCGGAAAACCGGAGCCGCAGGCGCCCAGCTGCGTCTACATCCACCCCGACTCGCCCAACTTTGGGGCGCACTGGATGAAAGCGCCTGTCTCCTTCAGCAAAGTCAAACTCACCAACAAGCTCAACGGCGGCGGGCAG ATCATGTTGAACTCTCTGCACAAGTATGAACCTAGGATTCATATAGTGCGAGTGGGTGGCCCACAGCGGATGATCACCAGCCATTCCTTCCCAGAGACTCAGTTTATAGCTGTGACGGCCTACCAGAATGAGGAG atcacagctttaaaaattaaatacaatCCATTTGCAAAGGCATTTCTTGATGCAAAAGAAAG AAGCGATCACAAAGACATGATGGAGGAAGTGGGAGACAACCAGCAATCTGGGTATTCTCAGT TAGGTAGTTGGCTTATTCCGGGAACTGGGACTTTGTGCCCACCTGCCAATCCTCACCCTCAGTTTGGAGCCCCCTTGTCACTCTCTTCTGCTCACAGCTGTGAAAGGTACTCATCACTGAGGAGCCACCGTCCTGCCCCCTACCCCAACCCCTACACTCATAGAAACAACTCACCAA CCTATGCCGATAattcctctgcctgcctttccATGCTGCAGTCCCATGACAACTGGTCTTCTCTAGGAGTTCCAACACATACAGCAATGCTGCCCATGAGtcacagcactggcacagctacCAGCTCCAG TCAGTATCCTAACTTATGGTCTGTGAGTAACAGCACCATCACGCCAGTGTCTCAGTCAAGCGGGATGTCCAATGGCCTGAGCTCCCAGTTTTTACGCAGCTCTCCAGCACACTACACTGCCCTTTCGCACCCGGTCGCTGCCACcgcctctgcctcccctctgtATGACAGCGGGGCACCCACGGACCTGCCTGACAGCCAGTACGATGCCTCTGCACATGCCAGGCTAGCATCCACATGGACACCTGTCACCCCCCCTTCCATGTAA